A part of Synechococcus sp. KORDI-49 genomic DNA contains:
- a CDS encoding CPBP family intramembrane glutamic endopeptidase → MLYGLGWIAVRPLEPFGLTPEHLALIGTLISFLLFVLLLPRWSRLRWGARNGWRALGLSGGGQGGRPAPPVAWLRGTGLAGGLLLLVVIPVLAGSWGHWLGEWSLGRCLNALLLAIGVGLAEELIFRAWLWEELNQLLGSTGGVLAQAACFSLVHTRFNLGVWPMLGLLSGLFVLGLVLAVQRQLDGGSLWGSIGLHGGLVGGWFLLQSSLLQLSPDAPAWLVGPGGLNPNPLGGLVAAASLTVVLNRQLTAVAKAARPDTGARRES, encoded by the coding sequence GTGCTCTACGGCCTGGGATGGATCGCCGTTCGGCCGTTGGAACCGTTCGGGCTCACGCCGGAACATCTGGCCCTGATCGGAACCCTGATCAGCTTCCTGCTGTTCGTGCTCCTGCTTCCCCGTTGGAGCCGTCTGCGCTGGGGCGCCCGCAATGGCTGGCGGGCTTTGGGCCTCAGCGGAGGTGGGCAGGGCGGACGACCGGCTCCGCCGGTCGCCTGGCTGCGCGGCACCGGTCTGGCCGGGGGCTTGCTGCTGCTGGTGGTGATCCCGGTGCTGGCGGGCAGCTGGGGACACTGGCTTGGGGAATGGTCGCTGGGGCGCTGTCTCAATGCCCTGCTGCTCGCGATCGGAGTGGGACTGGCGGAGGAGCTGATCTTCCGGGCCTGGCTCTGGGAGGAACTGAATCAGCTGCTTGGCTCGACCGGCGGTGTGCTGGCCCAGGCGGCATGCTTCAGCCTGGTACACACCCGCTTCAACCTCGGTGTCTGGCCGATGCTCGGACTGCTGAGCGGACTGTTTGTTCTCGGTCTGGTGCTGGCGGTGCAACGGCAGCTGGATGGGGGATCGCTGTGGGGATCCATCGGCCTGCACGGCGGACTTGTGGGGGGATGGTTCCTGCTGCAGAGCAGCCTGCTGCAGCTGTCACCGGATGCTCCTGCCTGGCTGGTCGGTCCTGGCGGCCTGAACCCGAATCCCCTCGGCGGTCTTGTGGCGGCAGCAAGCCTGACGGTGGTGCTGAACCGTCAGCTCACGGCTGTCGCCAAAGCAGCACGACCTGACACAGGAGCCCGCAGGGAGTCCTGA
- a CDS encoding TylF/MycF/NovP-related O-methyltransferase — protein MRLRRWLERQNCRRRHEASRRTFLQDAMHLLEFNGIDGDYVEFGCDRAQTFRLAHRFSRDLETHRHLWAIDSFSGIPAPQGFRDLHPRWSEGERQTSEEQFRRLCRRAGIPAGARTVVRATWEQLPHLAPERLPHNISFAYINCPLHSSVSSVLQCLAPRLKQGMLIAFENHFAWSRFHRSGDQAALDQFSQINDAFQFHPYRTFGLTGASFLVAERFA, from the coding sequence ATGAGGCTGCGGCGCTGGCTGGAGAGGCAGAACTGCCGCCGACGTCACGAGGCGTCACGACGGACGTTTCTTCAGGATGCGATGCATCTGCTGGAGTTCAACGGGATCGACGGTGATTACGTGGAATTCGGCTGCGACAGGGCACAGACCTTCCGACTGGCCCATCGCTTCAGCCGTGATCTAGAGACTCACCGCCACCTCTGGGCCATCGACAGCTTCAGCGGCATTCCGGCTCCACAGGGCTTTCGCGATCTGCACCCACGCTGGAGCGAAGGTGAACGCCAAACCAGCGAGGAACAGTTCAGGCGTCTCTGCCGCCGGGCCGGCATTCCTGCAGGCGCGCGCACGGTGGTGCGGGCGACGTGGGAACAGCTGCCCCATCTGGCACCGGAGAGGCTGCCGCACAACATCTCCTTCGCCTACATCAACTGCCCGCTGCACAGCAGCGTCAGCTCCGTTCTGCAGTGCCTTGCACCCCGCCTGAAACAGGGGATGCTGATTGCCTTTGAGAACCATTTCGCCTGGTCACGCTTTCATCGTTCAGGGGATCAGGCAGCGCTGGATCAGTTCTCGCAGATCAACGACGCATTCCAGTTCCACCCGTATCGGACCTTCGGTCTCACAGGAGCATCCTTTCTGGTTGCCGAACGCTTTGCATGA
- the aroC gene encoding chorismate synthase, with protein MGSSFGDLFRISTFGESHGGGVGVIVEGCPPRLKLDVAMIQAELDRRRPGQSHITTPRREADQVEVLSGLMDDTTLGTPIAMVVRNKDQRPGDYKDMAVAFRPSHADATYQAKYGIQARSGGGRASARETIGRVAAGAIAKQLLRKAAGTEVLAWVKRIHTIEADIDQQSVSLADVEANIVRCPDQATAKAMIERIEAIGREGDSCGGVIECVVRQPAMGLGMPVFDKLEADLAKAVMSLPATKGFEIGSGFGGTLLKGSEHNDAFVPTEEGRLQTATNNSGGIQGGISNGEPIVLRVAFKPTATIRKEQQTVDAEGNATTLAGKGRHDPCVLPRAVPMVEAMVSLVLADHLLRQQGQCSLW; from the coding sequence ATGGGAAGCAGCTTTGGCGATCTCTTCCGGATCAGCACCTTCGGGGAATCCCACGGTGGCGGCGTCGGCGTGATCGTGGAGGGCTGTCCGCCGAGGCTGAAGCTGGACGTGGCGATGATCCAGGCGGAACTGGACCGCCGTCGTCCCGGCCAGAGCCATATCACCACGCCACGCCGGGAAGCGGATCAGGTGGAAGTGCTGAGCGGCCTGATGGACGACACCACCCTCGGGACGCCGATCGCCATGGTCGTGCGCAACAAGGATCAGCGACCCGGCGATTACAAAGACATGGCGGTGGCATTCCGTCCATCCCATGCGGATGCCACCTACCAGGCGAAGTACGGCATCCAGGCGCGCAGCGGCGGCGGCCGCGCGTCCGCGCGCGAAACCATCGGCCGGGTGGCCGCGGGTGCGATCGCCAAACAGCTACTGCGCAAAGCGGCCGGCACGGAAGTGCTGGCCTGGGTGAAACGGATTCACACCATCGAGGCCGACATCGACCAGCAGAGCGTGTCGTTAGCGGACGTGGAAGCGAACATCGTGCGTTGTCCCGACCAGGCCACCGCCAAAGCCATGATCGAGCGCATCGAGGCGATCGGTCGGGAGGGCGACTCCTGCGGCGGTGTGATCGAATGCGTTGTGCGCCAGCCCGCCATGGGGCTTGGCATGCCCGTGTTCGACAAACTCGAGGCAGACCTGGCCAAGGCGGTGATGTCCTTGCCGGCAACGAAGGGCTTCGAGATCGGCTCGGGCTTCGGCGGCACCCTGCTGAAGGGCAGCGAGCACAACGATGCCTTTGTGCCGACTGAAGAGGGGCGGCTACAAACCGCCACCAACAACTCCGGCGGCATTCAGGGGGGCATCAGCAACGGTGAGCCGATCGTGCTGCGCGTTGCCTTCAAGCCAACGGCCACCATCCGCAAGGAACAGCAGACGGTGGATGCCGAAGGCAACGCCACGACGCTGGCCGGCAAGGGACGGCACGACCCATGCGTGTTGCCGCGGGCCGTGCCGATGGTGGAAGCGATGGTCTCCCTGGTTCTCGCTGATCACCTGCTGCGTCAGCAGGGGCAATGCAGCCTCTGGTGA
- a CDS encoding photosystem II high light acclimation radical SAM protein yields MSPQQERVLLVRLPCNPIFPIGPIYLADHLHKCFPEMPQRILDLAALPVLDVRRVLLQTIDQFRPSLLVFSWRDIQIYALLDGRGGNPLQNSFEVFYARNPLKRLHGALGGLRLMTSHYGELHRNQSLVSQGLKRARRHQPSARAVLGGGAVSVFYEQLGRSLPKGTIVSVGEGEPLLEKLLLGQSLEAERCFVVGDPPRPGLIHEQPESRPKTACDYDYIASIWPQLTWYLEGGDFYVGVQTKRGCPHNCCYCVYTVVEGKQVRLNPVEEVVKEMRQLYDRGVRGFWFTDAQFIPARRYIEDAKELLRAIKAEGLTGIRWAAYIRADNLDPELAQLMVETGMSYFEIGITSGSQELVRKMRMGYNLRTVLESCRMLADAGFRDHVSVNYSFNVIDERPETIRQTVAYHRELEAIFGADRVEPAIFFIGLQPHTHLEQYGFEQGLIKPGYNPMSMMPWTARKLLWNPEPMGSTFGRVCLEAFDRNPGDFGRTVMSLLERDYGVAPLQDSLRAPVSGRAALATAVS; encoded by the coding sequence TTGTCGCCACAACAGGAACGGGTGCTGCTTGTGCGGCTGCCCTGCAATCCCATCTTCCCGATCGGGCCGATTTACCTCGCGGACCATCTCCACAAGTGTTTCCCGGAGATGCCGCAGCGGATCCTCGATCTCGCTGCCCTTCCGGTGCTGGACGTGCGGCGGGTGCTGCTCCAGACGATCGATCAGTTCCGCCCATCGCTGCTGGTGTTCTCCTGGCGGGACATTCAGATCTATGCCCTGTTGGATGGTCGCGGAGGCAATCCGCTGCAGAATTCATTTGAGGTCTTCTATGCCCGCAACCCGCTGAAGCGTCTGCACGGTGCTCTCGGTGGCCTGCGGCTGATGACCAGTCATTACGGCGAACTGCACCGCAACCAGAGCCTGGTGAGTCAGGGTCTCAAGCGAGCCCGCCGCCATCAGCCGTCAGCCCGTGCGGTTCTGGGTGGAGGTGCGGTCAGCGTCTTCTACGAACAGCTCGGACGGTCTCTGCCGAAAGGAACGATCGTGTCCGTTGGGGAAGGGGAGCCGCTTCTGGAAAAGCTGCTTCTGGGTCAGTCCCTTGAGGCGGAACGCTGCTTTGTGGTGGGCGATCCACCCCGCCCCGGTCTGATCCATGAACAGCCGGAGAGCCGTCCGAAAACGGCCTGCGATTACGACTACATCGCCTCGATCTGGCCTCAGCTCACCTGGTACCTCGAAGGCGGTGATTTCTACGTCGGCGTTCAGACCAAGCGGGGATGCCCCCACAACTGCTGTTACTGCGTTTACACCGTTGTGGAAGGAAAGCAGGTGCGACTCAACCCCGTGGAGGAGGTGGTGAAGGAAATGCGCCAGCTCTACGACAGGGGTGTTCGCGGTTTCTGGTTCACCGATGCCCAGTTCATCCCGGCACGCCGCTACATCGAGGACGCCAAGGAACTGCTGCGGGCGATCAAGGCCGAGGGGCTCACAGGCATCCGCTGGGCCGCTTACATCCGTGCCGACAACCTGGATCCCGAGCTGGCACAGCTGATGGTGGAGACCGGCATGAGTTATTTCGAGATCGGCATCACCTCGGGCTCTCAGGAGCTCGTGCGCAAGATGCGCATGGGCTACAACCTGCGCACCGTTCTGGAGAGCTGCCGGATGCTGGCCGATGCCGGTTTCCGGGATCACGTCTCGGTGAATTACTCCTTCAACGTGATCGACGAACGACCCGAGACCATCCGCCAGACCGTGGCGTATCACCGTGAACTTGAGGCGATCTTCGGGGCAGACCGGGTTGAGCCGGCCATCTTCTTCATCGGCCTGCAGCCCCACACCCACCTGGAGCAGTACGGCTTCGAGCAGGGTCTGATCAAGCCTGGCTACAACCCGATGAGCATGATGCCCTGGACGGCTCGGAAGCTTCTCTGGAATCCGGAGCCGATGGGCAGCACCTTCGGGCGTGTGTGCCTGGAGGCCTTTGATCGCAATCCCGGCGATTTCGGCCGCACCGTGATGAGCCTGCTGGAACGGGATTACGGCGTTGCACCGCTTCAGGACTCCCTGCGGGCTCCTGTGTCAGGTCGTGCTGCTTTGGCGACAGCCGTGAGCTGA
- a CDS encoding LL-diaminopimelate aminotransferase: MVQVNGNYLKLKAGYLFPEIGRRVKAFSAANPDAALIRLGIGDVTEPLPLACREAMKSAIDAMGTAEGFHGYGPEQGYGWLREAIAKHDFQARGCEISADEIFVSDGSKCDSSNILDILGEGNRIAVTDPVYPVYVDTNVMAGRTGDAGDEGRYAGLTYLPISADNGFAAQIPSEPVDLIYLCFPNNPTGAVATREQLKAWVDYARSNGALILFDAAYEAFIQDPALPHSIFEIEGARDCAIEFRSFSKNAGFTGTRCAFTVVPKGLKGKAANGEDVELWGLWNRRQSTKFNGVSYIIQRGAEAVYSDAGQAEVKALVSFYMENAAIIRHELSSAGLTIYGGEHAPYVWIKTPEGMDSWGFFDHLLNKANVVGTPGSGFGAAGEGYFRLSAFNSRANVDDAMARIKAL, from the coding sequence GTGGTGCAGGTCAACGGCAATTACCTCAAGCTCAAGGCGGGCTACCTGTTTCCCGAGATCGGTCGTCGCGTGAAGGCCTTCAGTGCCGCCAATCCTGATGCCGCCCTGATCCGCCTCGGCATCGGCGATGTGACCGAGCCGTTGCCCCTGGCTTGTCGCGAAGCGATGAAGTCAGCCATCGATGCCATGGGAACCGCCGAAGGCTTCCACGGCTATGGCCCCGAACAGGGATACGGCTGGCTGCGGGAGGCGATTGCCAAGCACGATTTCCAGGCCCGCGGGTGCGAGATCAGTGCCGACGAGATCTTTGTCTCCGACGGCTCCAAATGCGACAGCAGCAACATCCTCGACATCCTGGGTGAGGGCAACCGCATCGCCGTGACCGATCCGGTCTACCCGGTGTATGTGGACACCAACGTGATGGCAGGTCGCACCGGTGATGCCGGGGATGAGGGCCGCTACGCCGGGCTCACCTACCTGCCGATCAGCGCCGATAACGGCTTCGCCGCTCAGATTCCCAGCGAACCGGTGGATCTGATCTATCTGTGCTTCCCCAACAATCCCACCGGAGCGGTGGCCACCCGGGAGCAGCTGAAGGCCTGGGTCGACTACGCCCGCAGCAACGGGGCCCTGATCCTGTTCGATGCGGCCTATGAGGCCTTCATCCAGGATCCGGCCCTGCCGCACTCCATCTTTGAGATCGAGGGTGCGCGCGACTGCGCCATCGAATTCCGCTCCTTCTCCAAGAACGCCGGCTTCACGGGAACCCGCTGTGCCTTCACCGTGGTGCCCAAAGGCCTGAAGGGCAAGGCCGCCAACGGTGAGGACGTGGAGCTCTGGGGCCTGTGGAACCGCCGACAGAGCACCAAGTTCAACGGCGTCAGCTACATCATCCAGCGAGGCGCCGAAGCCGTGTACTCCGACGCCGGTCAGGCAGAAGTGAAGGCGCTGGTGAGCTTCTACATGGAGAACGCAGCGATCATTCGGCATGAGCTCAGCAGCGCAGGGCTCACCATCTACGGCGGGGAGCATGCGCCCTACGTGTGGATCAAGACCCCGGAGGGCATGGACTCCTGGGGCTTCTTCGATCATCTGCTCAACAAGGCCAATGTGGTGGGCACCCCTGGCAGCGGCTTCGGAGCGGCGGGTGAGGGCTACTTCCGCCTGTCTGCCTTCAACAGCCGCGCCAACGTGGATGACGCCATGGCACGCATCAAGGCTCTTTGA
- a CDS encoding aspartyl/asparaginyl beta-hydroxylase domain-containing protein yields MQVRKTLLRWGPWNYRFWRELTRWCYEQGLKNPPVVNTSAHFPASGELQNAYTDIRRETLEVALSGRLPANHEIMEQQRTLYEFDRKVWGMLPLRGYGYDYPANQALIPTLRSFLARHRDVVSAAVSLFPPGKVLRPHRGPFKGVWRYHLPLYVQILADGRTSCELLIDGTTYHLHEGEGLLWDDTFLHSAVNRSDQPRVVLLFDVFRHDQPFWLVGLGWLFLWGAQLWQHVQCMRQRALLKSDPGEETAGAA; encoded by the coding sequence ATGCAGGTGCGGAAGACGCTGCTCCGCTGGGGCCCCTGGAATTACAGATTCTGGAGGGAGCTGACACGCTGGTGCTACGAGCAGGGGCTGAAGAACCCGCCGGTGGTGAACACGTCGGCTCACTTCCCCGCCAGCGGAGAACTGCAGAACGCGTACACCGACATCCGTCGTGAAACCCTGGAGGTGGCACTCTCCGGTCGCCTGCCGGCGAACCACGAAATCATGGAGCAGCAGCGGACGCTCTATGAATTCGACCGGAAGGTCTGGGGCATGCTGCCGCTGCGGGGTTACGGCTACGACTACCCCGCCAATCAGGCCCTGATCCCCACCCTGAGGAGTTTTCTGGCGCGCCATCGCGATGTTGTCTCCGCAGCGGTGAGCCTGTTCCCTCCCGGCAAGGTGCTCCGCCCCCACCGAGGACCGTTCAAGGGCGTATGGCGCTACCACCTGCCGCTCTATGTGCAGATACTCGCGGATGGGCGGACCTCCTGCGAACTGCTCATCGATGGAACGACATATCACCTCCATGAAGGTGAAGGTCTGCTGTGGGATGACACGTTCCTGCATTCGGCCGTGAACCGGTCGGATCAGCCACGGGTGGTGCTGCTGTTCGACGTGTTTCGCCACGACCAGCCGTTCTGGCTGGTCGGACTTGGATGGCTGTTCCTCTGGGGAGCCCAGCTCTGGCAGCACGTGCAGTGCATGCGCCAACGCGCGCTTCTGAAAAGTGACCCTGGTGAGGAAACCGCCGGTGCCGCCTGA
- the clpS gene encoding ATP-dependent Clp protease adapter ClpS: MAVETPSRSPGGAAVMEKAPERVRKQSPRYKVLLHNDPVNTMEYVVTTLQQVVPQLSEQDAMAVMMEAHNTGVGLVIVCDLEPAEFYCETLKAKGLTSTIEPES, from the coding sequence ATGGCGGTGGAGACCCCCAGCCGCAGCCCCGGCGGCGCTGCGGTGATGGAGAAAGCTCCCGAGCGGGTGCGCAAGCAATCCCCCCGCTACAAGGTGCTGCTTCACAACGATCCGGTGAACACCATGGAATACGTGGTCACCACCCTGCAGCAGGTGGTACCCCAGTTGAGCGAACAGGACGCCATGGCGGTGATGATGGAAGCCCACAACACAGGCGTCGGCCTTGTGATCGTCTGTGATCTGGAGCCGGCGGAGTTCTACTGCGAAACCCTCAAGGCCAAGGGACTCACCAGCACGATCGAACCGGAAAGCTGA
- a CDS encoding bifunctional 4-hydroxy-2-oxoglutarate aldolase/2-dehydro-3-deoxy-phosphogluconate aldolase, with the protein MIASLQQQPLLVVVRPDERDLAGQAGSGSLLDQLRLLQDSGLVHVEVAWRDHPLWSPFIRRLREACPQLLVGAASVVQREALAELADLDLRYAMSPCWDPILLDQARRQGILLVPGVFSPTEVMQAIRCGCRLVKLFPAATLGCRYWSRLLVPLGERPAVIAAGGLAVSDLEQWLSAGHDAVALGRRVIGPDGVDEHLLRWLQASPMERRCHPTG; encoded by the coding sequence TTGATTGCCTCCCTCCAACAGCAGCCTCTGCTGGTTGTGGTTCGTCCGGATGAGCGGGATCTTGCCGGCCAGGCCGGCTCCGGTTCACTGCTCGATCAGCTTCGTTTGCTTCAGGACAGCGGGCTGGTTCATGTGGAGGTGGCCTGGCGGGACCACCCTCTCTGGTCCCCATTCATCAGACGCCTGAGAGAAGCCTGTCCGCAACTGCTGGTTGGCGCAGCCTCCGTTGTCCAGCGGGAGGCTCTTGCCGAGCTGGCGGATCTGGATCTCCGTTACGCTATGTCACCCTGCTGGGATCCAATCCTGCTGGATCAGGCGCGTCGGCAGGGGATTCTTCTGGTTCCGGGGGTGTTCAGCCCTACGGAAGTGATGCAGGCGATCCGTTGCGGGTGCCGGCTGGTCAAGCTCTTTCCGGCGGCAACCCTGGGATGCCGCTACTGGTCGCGGCTGCTGGTTCCCCTCGGGGAGCGCCCGGCCGTGATCGCCGCCGGTGGTCTGGCCGTTTCCGACCTTGAGCAATGGTTGTCGGCTGGCCATGACGCCGTCGCTCTTGGACGTCGGGTCATCGGGCCGGATGGCGTCGATGAGCATCTGCTGCGCTGGCTGCAGGCTTCGCCGATGGAGCGGAGATGCCACCCCACTGGTTGA
- the psbA gene encoding photosystem II q(b) protein, translated as MTTTIQQRSGASSWQSFCEWVTSTNNRLYVGWFGVLMIPTLLAATICFVIAFVAAPPVDIDGIREPVAGSLIYGNNIISGAVVPSSNAIGLHFYPIWEAASLDEWLYNGGPFQLVVFHFLIGIYAYMGREWELSYRLGMRPWICIAYSAPVAAASAVFLVYPFGQGSFSDAMPLGISGTFNYMLVFQAEHNILMHPFHMLGVAGVFGGSLFSAMHGSLVTSSLVRETTETESQNYGYKFGQEEETYNIVAAHGYFGRLIFQYASFNNSRSLHFFLAAWPVVGIWFTALGVSTMAFNLNGFNFNQSILDGQGRVLNTWADVLNRAGLGMEVMHERNAHNFPLDLAAAESTPVALQAPAIG; from the coding sequence ATGACCACCACCATCCAGCAGCGCTCCGGCGCTTCTAGTTGGCAGTCCTTCTGCGAGTGGGTCACCTCCACCAACAACCGTCTGTATGTCGGTTGGTTCGGTGTGCTGATGATCCCCACCCTGCTGGCTGCCACCATCTGTTTCGTCATCGCCTTCGTCGCCGCTCCCCCGGTCGACATCGATGGCATCCGCGAGCCTGTCGCTGGCTCCCTGATCTACGGCAACAACATCATCTCTGGTGCTGTTGTTCCCTCCTCCAACGCCATCGGCCTGCACTTCTATCCCATCTGGGAAGCTGCATCCCTCGATGAGTGGCTGTACAACGGCGGTCCTTTCCAGCTGGTTGTCTTCCACTTCCTGATCGGCATCTACGCCTACATGGGCCGCGAGTGGGAACTCTCCTACCGCCTGGGCATGCGCCCCTGGATCTGCATTGCCTACAGCGCACCTGTCGCTGCAGCCTCTGCTGTCTTCCTGGTCTACCCCTTCGGTCAGGGCTCCTTCTCTGACGCCATGCCCCTGGGCATCTCTGGCACCTTCAACTACATGCTGGTGTTCCAGGCTGAGCACAACATCCTGATGCACCCCTTCCACATGCTGGGCGTCGCAGGTGTGTTCGGTGGATCCCTGTTCTCCGCCATGCACGGCTCCCTGGTGACCTCCTCCCTGGTGCGTGAAACCACCGAGACCGAGTCCCAGAACTACGGCTACAAGTTCGGCCAAGAGGAAGAGACCTACAACATCGTGGCTGCCCACGGTTACTTCGGTCGCCTGATCTTCCAATACGCCTCCTTCAACAACAGCCGTAGCCTTCACTTCTTCCTGGCTGCCTGGCCTGTTGTCGGCATCTGGTTCACCGCCCTGGGCGTGTCAACCATGGCCTTCAACCTGAACGGCTTCAACTTCAACCAGTCCATCCTTGATGGTCAGGGCCGCGTCCTGAACACCTGGGCCGACGTGTTGAACCGTGCCGGCCTCGGCATGGAAGTGATGCACGAGCGCAACGCTCACAACTTCCCCCTCGACCTGGCTGCTGCTGAGTCCACTCCTGTGGCTCTGCAGGCACCTGCCATCGGTTGA